In Bacillus pumilus, the sequence ATGCTCTTTGCTGACGCCAGAAATATTTGGTGTAGCCGGAGAAGCGCCAGTTGCCAAAACTAAAACATCATAGGTGTCAATTTTTGTTTTTCCAGTTTCAAGATCCTTAACAGCTATATTTTTTTGAGCGGGATTGACCTGAGTAACCTCATGACGAGTGAAAATATCAACGTTATAGCGATCTTTAAACCATGAGGCACTTCTTGGTGTTAAGGAACTTAAGTTCTCTACTTCACCCCCTAAAAAGTAAGGGATACCACAAATAGAGTAAGATATGTCATAGTCAGCATTATAAACTGTAATATCGATCTCTTCATTATTTCTACGTGCTTTAGCTGCAGCTGAGGTACCTGCTGCAACAGAACCAATGATGATCATTTTCAATTTTAAATAACCTCCTTTATGTAAGAACGAAATCTTAACTTCTCCAAGATTATATAATCATTTAATTATATAATCAATTGTTTATGTAAATTCTTTTATAAATACATTGATTTTTTTTATTTATTTTATGATTTATTCATCAAAAAAATTGATTTATAAGGAGCTACATAAAATGAAAGAGAACTCACCAGTAGTTATTATCGGCGGAGGCCCAGTTGGTATTGCCGCAGCTGCACATCTTATTAAAAGAATGGAAGAGCACCAACATTTTATTAGCCACTGGTTATGAGCAGGCTCGCTCTGTTATTGCTTATATGACTGGTGATAAAGAGTCTGCTAAACGTGTAGAACTTAAGTTACCTGAAACGGGAGTCTGAACAGTTGCTTTAAAGTCTGCGGTTGTTAAAACGTCTTGTTGTATTAATGAATAAGTGAAAAGCAGGTCTCGTTTTGGGACCTGCTTCATTAAGTAGTATTTTTTCCATCACCATTACATCCCTGTTCTTTGAATATGCCTGCTTTTCTATATTCCATCGACTTATATCATCCTTGTCCTCATTCATTATATGGGAAAGTGAATAAGGGTAGAGTATAGATTAAGAGCAACCCATCCTACGATTTGAGACAAAAATAAAGCTTATGTTTGAGGACATAAGCTTCTTGATTATGCTTATTTATAACGTTTTGACATATCTCGTATCATTTTTGTTATGACAGACGTACACATGCATAAAAAAGTCACAATCCCTACCCAATACATATTTGATATGTCGAACCCAGTATAGGCAAATATGAAGATGGTTGAGGATAAAAATGTGATAATTAGAACTACATAAACTTTCTTAAAGATTAAGTAGCCAATAATCCCCCAAGCCAAATACAATAATGGCAACGTAAATAAGATGAGAGCCATGGGGTGAAGAAAGAAAACACTAATAACGTCACTCTCCTTTAACAGTCATTTGAGTGGTTACAGTTCAACTTCATTGAAGAAACTAATATTCATCATCTTAATAGTGAATGTGTATTTTGTAAACAAAAATAGAAATTTAAGGGTAAATTATTGACATTGGATATACATTTATTTTGATTGGGAAAAGACAATTCATCACTCAAAAACAATCCTTAGCTATTCATAACCTGAATGATTTTCTCCTGAGCATCTGTTGCTTCAGGGATTGGCATGACAACAAACACATGAAGCATTTCCGGATAAACGTAGGTGTTGATCGCAATTCCTTGTTCGGTTAGTGTTTTATCAAGTTTTATCGCATCTGGATATAAAGCTTCATGTGTGCCAATAAAATGAGTGATCTTCCCAAGCCCTTTAAAATCACCGTAAATTGGGCTGATCAATGGGTCAGTTAGGTGTTTATCAGCAGCCCATATGCTTGAAATGACTTCCATTCCTTTACGAGCCAGCATAGGATCTTTTTCAGCATATTCAGGGATTAGTGGATTGCTCAAACTCATATCAACACATGCAGACAGTAAGATGATATCTTTCGGTTGCGCGAGTTGTTCCATCTTTAAGAGGTGCGCCAGACCAAGAGCAATGTTTCCGCCAGCTGAATCTCCCATAATCGTTAATTGATTAGGGCTTTCAACCGTTTCAAGCATTTCTTTGTAAAAGTTTAGGATTTTCGGGTACGTATCTTTGTAGTTATAATGGGGTACTTTAGGGTAAAGAGGTGCCACCACCTTCGCATGAAGGGATTGAGCCATTTTGTCCATGAACCACCAGTGCAAATTCAAAGGCTGATTTGTCCATGCTCCCCCATGTACATATAAAATCACTTTTTGTTTAGGAGACGATTGATCATTTAGTGTAAAGACTTGCATGCCCTCGAATGTTCGCTCCTTTACCTCACTAATAAAGTGAACATCATCCCCAATCACATATGGCTGCGTATTTTCGATTTTTTTTTGATCAAGAAAGATTTTGGTGTTTTCGATACTAGAAAAACTCTCTTTATTACTTTGAGAAAATAACCATTTTTCAAATTGAATACTTTCTTTAGAACGTTCGCCTTGATAAATGTCTACACTCATTTTCTTTCCGCTCCTTTAACATCCTGTTTTGTCACATGAAATAATTCAAGATATTCATGTATGTCTTTGTCAGAAGTCTTTAATAGGTTAGATAAAAGGTCTTGCATGAAACGTAAGCTTTTGATTTTCTCTTCAATCTCTTCAAGTTTATGATGGACGATCTCTCTTAACGTTACTGGATTCACCTCATCACTTAGCATTCCCATGATTCCTTTGATTTCCTTTAACGAATAACCTAACGATTTAGCCCCTTTTATGAATTCAATTTTTAAAAGGACATCTTCTGTATATAATCGATAACCGTTAGAATGGCGTATTGGGACAGGTGAAATGTCGTTTTCTTCATAGTACCGAATGGCAGCAGCGCTTATTCCTGTTCTTTTTGAAAGTTCTCCTCTTGTCATCAGCTCCATCTTCTTTCTCCTATGTTCGTATTTTTCATGAATAGGTTAGTCACCTGTTGCTATGTCCATTATAAAGGTTGAACTATACTTCAAGGTCAAGAATATAATCATTAGATTTTTAGCCATTTTTAAGGTTGCTGTAAGGTTGGGATTAATACAGGTTAAGGTTGAGGTTGTACAATAGGTTTGTACTTCAGTGAAGGGCTGAGTCAAAAGATTCTCCCTTAAATAAATCATAGAGGTGAAAAGGTTTGAGAGAAAATAAAATTTTGTCTTCATTATGTTACTTCAGTATATTTTTTGCACCGTTTCTGTTTCCGATTATTGTCTATTTCTTAGGTCAGGAAGATGTGAAATATCATGCGAAAAAATCGTTGTGGACGCATCTGATTCCTTATTTGATTTTTGGTATTGGCATCATCGGTTCAGGTTTACTTGGCATGAACGATATCAGACATGCTGGGCCTTTCGTGCTTGCGACGTATGCTGTGACATTCCTTGTGGCGATCTATTTCTTCATCTGGAACATTGTCAAAGGAATCAAAGTGTTTTCAGAATAATAAGTGGAAAAAACGGTTCTGTTATTGGTCAGAACCGTTTTTTTATGGCCATTTATGAAGGTAATTGTATGTCGATTGTTGTTCCTTTCCCTAAAGTGCTGCTTATGGTGATATCCCCGCCGTGCTTTTGGATAATATCTT encodes:
- a CDS encoding MerR family transcriptional regulator produces the protein MELMTRGELSKRTGISAAAIRYYEENDISPVPIRHSNGYRLYTEDVLLKIEFIKGAKSLGYSLKEIKGIMGMLSDEVNPVTLREIVHHKLEEIEEKIKSLRFMQDLLSNLLKTSDKDIHEYLELFHVTKQDVKGAERK
- a CDS encoding alpha/beta hydrolase fold domain-containing protein, with translation MSVDIYQGERSKESIQFEKWLFSQSNKESFSSIENTKIFLDQKKIENTQPYVIGDDVHFISEVKERTFEGMQVFTLNDQSSPKQKVILYVHGGAWTNQPLNLHWWFMDKMAQSLHAKVVAPLYPKVPHYNYKDTYPKILNFYKEMLETVESPNQLTIMGDSAGGNIALGLAHLLKMEQLAQPKDIILLSACVDMSLSNPLIPEYAEKDPMLARKGMEVISSIWAADKHLTDPLISPIYGDFKGLGKITHFIGTHEALYPDAIKLDKTLTEQGIAINTYVYPEMLHVFVVMPIPEATDAQEKIIQVMNS
- a CDS encoding DUF4870 domain-containing protein, with protein sequence MRENKILSSLCYFSIFFAPFLFPIIVYFLGQEDVKYHAKKSLWTHLIPYLIFGIGIIGSGLLGMNDIRHAGPFVLATYAVTFLVAIYFFIWNIVKGIKVFSE
- a CDS encoding DUF2651 family protein, which translates into the protein MALILFTLPLLYLAWGIIGYLIFKKVYVVLIITFLSSTIFIFAYTGFDISNMYWVGIVTFLCMCTSVITKMIRDMSKRYK